The Vicia villosa cultivar HV-30 ecotype Madison, WI linkage group LG1, Vvil1.0, whole genome shotgun sequence genome includes a region encoding these proteins:
- the LOC131597838 gene encoding pathogenesis-related protein 1-like produces the protein MGSFYVLCILGLVLIIGSSEVAHGQDSADDYVNAHNAARSVVALDGFSIPNILWNATTAEAAQEYVNQHKDCKVDVSVGKGDIFPFGKNIAVSTKDISGVEAVKLWVDEKPYYDHYGNTCYRECRHYIQVVWSASKNVGCAKVGCDNGGTLVACIYTPPATYASESPY, from the coding sequence ATGGGTTCATTTTATGTATTGTGTATCTTAGGTTTAGTACTTATTATTGGTAGTAGTGAGGTTGCACATGGCCAAGACTCCGCAGACGACTACGTGAACGCCCACAACGCAGCAAGATCAGTAGTAGCACTTGACGGTTTCAGTATTCCAAATATTCTTTGGAATGCCACTACCGCTGAAGCTGCCCAGGAATATGTTAATCAACACAAAGATTGTAAGGTGGACGTGTCCGTTGGTAAGGGTGATATATTCCCTTTCGGAAAAAATATCGCGGTGAGCACGAAGGACATAAGTGGCGTAGAAGCGGTGAAATTGTGGGTGGATGAAAAACCATATTATGATCACTATGGAAACACATGTTACCGAGAATGTCGTCATTATATCCAGGTGGTTTGGTCTGCTTCAAAAAATGTTGGATGTGCTAAAGTGGGATGTGATAATGGAGGCACACTGGTTGCTTGCATTTATACACCTCCTGCCACCTATGCTAGTGAATCACCATACTAA